Proteins from a genomic interval of Musa acuminata AAA Group cultivar baxijiao chromosome BXJ1-9, Cavendish_Baxijiao_AAA, whole genome shotgun sequence:
- the LOC135592601 gene encoding homeobox-DDT domain protein RLT2-like isoform X1: MEVGDGKQETPPPAEGGDKPPKRKMKTPYQLEILENTYTVEAYPSEALRAELSVKTGLSDRQLQMWFCHRRLKDRKVQSARKRRREADSLPPTPPPPVLPPQNDMLSSESGGLGLSSSPYGSSGESRRAVTRTAAAVSRIGTEMSAVGRRYYDALLPPPPTHLAHLAVMECQILASVEAQLGEPLRPDGPVLGVEFDPLPPGAFGVPIETPTQEQQPVWPHGGHMFERHDTKMASSFLSSMEHRLPSSSKGKRKTAVGASHTVCLQMGPRALHEYQFIPKQPSVRSEALDRVSLSHYLESSSDAPNTKMTSLPSGGRYLHVNDHEGPSYTFQGQNLSADLLTQEGRQQAFPSVSVEYDNSLDGNSFPDPATDAQFGMGEVPGLENPYLSSYRRLDRKRKSDEVRIAKEVEAHEKRIRKEIEKQDILRRKREEQMQREMERHERERRKEEERVMRERQREEEKFQREQRRENERREKFLLKESCRAEKLRQKEELRREKEAARLKAARERATARRIAKEYMELIEDERLELLELAAANKGFSSIFALDSETLQQLDSFRSKLTAFPPSSVRLKRPFEIQPWADSDEKIANLLMVWKFLITFADVLGLWPFTLDEFVQSLHDYDSRLLGEVHVALLKSIIKDIEDVARTPASTLGASQSCTVNPGGGHPQIVEGAHAWGFNIHSWQRYLNYLTWPEILRQFALSAGFGPQLKKRNVERVHFRNENEGNDGENIISTLRNGLAAENAVAILKVRGFTHRRKSRHRLTPGTVKFAAFHVLSLEGSKGLTILEVADKIQKSGLRDLTTSKTPEASISAALSRDTKLFERTAPSTYCVRSPYRKDPADADAVISAAREKIQVFHSAISDSEEAEKDAEDVDDAERDEDSEGDAAAEPEVDDGGSDAKVDKHDPLTSELEHSRTLNLLGKEKGGAIVNAGKGPQMPSENTKPLSTSGVPQLPDINLNCREAGNGDMEDTEIDESNFGEPWVQGLSEGDYSELTVEECLNALVALVGVATEGNLIRAILEERLEAANALKKQMWAEAQLDKRRFREEYSNRLQGTAFGGYKVEATLTYGAGEESQTPLDGVDKGNNGNLDAISNEQFLETNQVNLGNMSIGQQFTSPDVLPVQHYGYAIEKSRSQLKSFIGYKAEQLHVYRSLPLGQDRRQNRYWQFTTSSSPNDPGSGRIFFESKDCHWLLIDSEEAFDALLATLDTRGIRESHLHSMLQRIETTFKEAIRRNKKAFKSSLLVRDHVKTVLTRTASSPDCSVELDSPSSTLCCLASDGLENSASFRIELGQNEFEKSAALRRYQGLFRWMWKECYNPCILYAMKYGKKRCSELLHTCDSCFQSFLAEEKHCPSCHKTFKTFHNPDANFAEHVALCEQKRKSDPGWKLQVSDSSLPIGIRLLKAQLSMIEVSIPAEALQAFWTEGYRKSWGVKLHSSSSAEELFQILTLLEGAIRRDFLSSNFETTTELLSYNTPGVYTDNGASHSGSVPVLPWMPDTSAAVALRLLDLDSSISYMLHRKLESHKEKGDCTKLQSRYVVVHKMQEVEPMDTAGYDDHEGRWRDSVSGCRGRGRGSDGKRGRGRGQGGRRLRGSGSSSRSELRTENIDSFEKATRKYTRRGRGRGRGCGRGRGRGRRSSRPRQSSENWVDTVDKGSLLGSFIIANTSTDQARIEVSPESAGEEWAIGETGTAYVEDDASAGSESEENGQASGEDYDDQVIYSARDDHAASKPVGLIDDESEGDRERDEEGDEDDVDYDGNDLDDHMDEDEIGDTAERNTDEDDGASSFSSEYSD; encoded by the exons ATGGAGGTCGGGGATGGAAAGCAGGAGACGCCGCCGCCGGCGGAGGGCGGAGACAAGCCGCCCAAACGCAAGATGAAGACCCCTTACCAATTGGAGATCCTCGAGAACACCTACACCG TGGAGGCGTATCCGTCGGAGGCGCTGCGGGCTGAGCTTTCGGTGAAGACTGGCCTCTCGGATCGGCAGCTCCAGATGTGGTTCTGTCATCGGAGGCTCAAGGACCGGAAGGTTCAGTCGGCGAGGAAACGGCGGAGGGAGGCGGATTCATTGCCGCCGACGCCACCGCCGCCGGTGCTGCCTCCCCAGAATGATATGTTGTCCTCGGAGTCCGGGGGCCTTGGGTTGAGCTCGAGCCCCTACGGTAGCAGCGGGGAGTCGAGGAGGGCAGTTACTAGGACGGCGGCGGCTGTCTCGAGGATTGGTACAGAGATGTCAGCTGTTGGAAGACGGTATTATGACGCCCTGTTGCCGCCTCCGCCAACTCACCTCGCCCATCTGGCCGTGATGGAGTGCCAGATACTTGCGTCGGTGGAAGCGCAGCTCGGGGAGCCACTGAGGCCGGATGGGCCGGTCCTCGGTGTTGAGTTTGATCCACTGCCACCTGGTGCTTTTGGGGTGCCAATAG AGACACCAACTCAAGAACAGCAGCCTGTGTGGCCCCATGGTGGCCATATGTTTGAGAGACATGATACAAagatg GCATCAAGTTTCTTGTCTAGCATGGAACATCGTTTACCAAGTTCATCTAAAGGGAAGAGAAAAACTGCAGTAGGGGCTTCCCATACAGTGTGTCTGCAGATGGGTCCTAGAGCTCTTCATGAATATCAGTTTATCCCCAAGCAGCCAAGTGTCCGGTCAGAGGCACTTGACAGGGTCTCCCTGTCTCATTATCTTGAGTCTTCATCAGATGCTCCGAATACCAAGATGACATCTTTACCTTCAGGGGGAAGGTACTTGCATGTAAATGACCACGAGGGACCAAGCTATACTTTTCAAGGTCAAAATTTGAGTGCTGACCTCTTGACTCAAGAAGGCAGGCAACAAGCTTTTCCTTCGGTCTCAGTGGAGTATGACAATTCTCTTGACGGTAACTCCTTTCCAGATCCTGCAACTGATGCTCAGTTTGGTATGGGTGAAGTCCCTGGACTCGAAAACCCATATTTGTCATCTTATAGGAGATTGGACAGAAAACGTAAG AGTGATGAAGTAAGGATTGCTAAGGAGGTGGAAGCCCATGAGAAGCGGATTAGGAAGGAGATCGAGAAACAAGATATCTTGAGGCGAAAG AGAGAAGAACAAATGCAGAGGGAAATGGAGAGACATGAAcgggaaagaagaaaagaagaagaacggGTGATGCGTGAAAGGCAGCGGGAAGAAGAGAAGTTCCAACGTGAACAGAGGCGTGAAAATGAACGCAGGGAGAAGTTTTTGCTCAAGGAATCCTGTAGA GCTGAGAAGCTGAGGCAGAAAGAAGAACTGAGACGTGAGAAGGAGGCAGCAAGACTGAAAGCTGCTCGTGAGAGAGCCACTGCCCGCAGAATCGCAAAGGAATATATGGAGCTTATTGAGGATGAGCGCTTGGAGTTGTTGGAGCTTGCTGCAGCAAATAAAGGATTCTCCTCGATCTTTGCTCTTGACAGTGAAACTTTGCAACAACTTGATTCATTCAGGA GTAAGTTGACTGCATTTCCACCAAGTTCTGTAAGACTGAAAAGGCCGTTTGAGATTCAACCTTGGGCAGATTCTGACGAGAAGATAGCTAACCTTCTTATG GTTTGGAAGTTTTTAATCACTTTTGCTGATGTACTTGGTCTTTGGCCATTCACTCTTGATGAGTTTGTGCAATCTCTCCATGATTAT GATTCAAGACTTCTGGGAGAAGTACACGTTGCTCTACTTAAATCCATCATCAAGGACATCGAGGATGTTGCGAGGACTCCTGCTAGCACACTTGGGGCTAGTCAAAGTTGCACTGTGAATCCAGGAGGTGGTCATCCACAGATTGTTGAGGGG GCACATGCATGGGGTTTTAACATTCACAGTTGGCAGCGCTATTTGAATTACTTAACATGGCCTGAGATACTGCGACAATTTGCTTTATCGGCTGGATTTGGGCCACAACTGAAGAAAAGAAACGTGGAACGTGTACATTTCCGGAACGAGAATGAG GGTAATGATGGTGAGAACATTATTTCGACTTTACGGAATGGCTTGGCAGCTGAAAATGCTGTTGCTATATTGAAAGTAAGGGGATTTACTCATCGACGTAAATCTCGGCATCGTTTGACTCCTGGAACAGTCAAGTTTGCTGCTTTTCATGTTCTTTCTCTTGAGGGAAGCAAAGGCCTTACAATACTAGAAGTTGCAGATAAGATTCAG AAATCTGGATTAAGGGATCTAACCACAAGCAAGACACCAGAGGCATCTATTTCTGCAGCATTATCCCGAGACACAAAACTTTTTGAGAGAACTGCTCCTTCAACATATTGTGTAAGATCCCCTTACAGGAAAGATCCTGCTGATGCAGATGCTGTGATATCTGCTGCTCGGGAAAAGATACAAGTATTTCATAGTGCAATTTCAGACTCTGAGGAAGCTGAGAAGGATGCAGAAGATGTAGATGATGCTGAAAGAGATGAAGATTCAGAAGGTGATGCTGCTGCTGAACCTGAAGTTGATGATGGTGGCAGTGATGCAAAAGTGGATAAGCATGATCCTTTGACAAGCGAGTTAGAACATTCTAGGACCTTGAATTTGTTAGGAAAGGAAAAAGGGGGAGCAATTGTCAATGCGGGAAAAGGTCCTCAAATGCCTTCAGAGAACACGAAACCATTAAGCACTTCGGGTGTTCCCCAACTTCCTGACATCAATTTAAACTGCCGTGAAGCAGGCAATGGTGATATGGAGGACACAGAGATTGATGAAAGCAACTTTGGTGAACCATGGGTTCAGGGATTATCAGAAGGCGATTATTCTGAATTGACCGTGGAAGAGTGCCTAAATGCCCTTGTTGCTTTGGTAGGAGTGGCAACCGAAGGAAATTTGATACGCGCTATTCTTGAG GAACGATTGGAAGCTGCAAATGCTCTGAAGAAACAAATGTGGGCAGAGGCACAGCTTGATAAAAGACGGTTTAGAGAAGAATATTCTAACAGATTACAAGGTACAGCTTTTGGTGGATATAAAGTCGAGGCAACTCTAACTTATGGTGCAGGAGAGGAAAGTCAAACTCCACTAGACGGTGTTGATAAGGGTAACAATGGTAATCTAGATGCAATTAGCAATGAGCAATTTCTTGAAACAAATCAGGTTAATCTTGGTAATATGTCTATAGGACAACAATTTACCAGTCCAGATGTTCTTCCAGTTCAACACTATGGATATGCTATTGAAAAGTCACGTTCCCAGTTGAAATCATTTATTGGTTACAAGGCAGAGCAACTCCATGTTTACCGGTCATTGCCCCTAGGTCAAGACCGCAGGCAAAATCGCTATTGGCAATTTACAACATCTTCTTCGCCAAATGATCCTGGTTCTGGGAGGATTTTTTTTGAATCCAAAGATTGCCATTGGCTGCTTATTGATTCAGAAGAG GCATTTGATGCTCTTTTAGCTACTCTAGATACACGTGGGATTAGGGAATCACATTTGCATTCCATGTTGCAAAGAATAGAGACAACTTTTAAAGAGGCAATCAGAAGGAATAAGAAAGCTTTCAAGTCCTCATTGTTAGTTAGAGATCATGTTAAAACAGTGCTGACCAGAACAGCATCAAGTCCAGACTGCAGTGTGGAACTTGACAGTCCTAGCAGTACCCTCTGTTGTCTTGCTTCTGATGGCTTGGAGAATTCAGCATCTTTCAGAATTGAACTTGGGCAGAATGAATTTGAGAAAAGTGCTGCTCTGAGGAGATACCAAGGTTTATTCAGATGGATGTGGAAGGAATGCTATAATCCTTGCATTTTATATGCAATGAAATATGGGAAGAAAAGATGCTCCGAGCTACTTCATACTTGTGATTCTTGCTTCCAGTCCTTTTTAGCTGAAGAAAAGCATTGCCCTTCTTGCCACAAGACATTCAAGACCTTTCATAACCCTGATGCAAATTTTGCAGAGCATGTGGCTCTGTGTGAACAGAAAAGAAAATCAGATCCTGGTTGGAAGCTCCAAGTCTCTGACTCCTCTCTTCCGATAGGGATTAGATTGTTGAAGGCACAGTTGTCCATGATTGAG GTTTCAATTCCAGCAGAAGCTCTTCAGGCTTTTTGGACGGAGGGATATAGGAAATCCTGGGGTGTGAAATTGCACTCTTCATCATCTGCTGAGGAGCTATTTCAG ATTCTGACTTTGTTGGAGGGTGCAATAAGAAGAGATTTTCTGTCATCAAATTTCGAAACAACAACTGAACTGCTGAGTTACAACACTCCTGGAGTTTATACTGACAATGGTGCTTCTCACTCGGGATCAGTTCCTGTACTACCATGGATGCCTGATACTTCAGCAGCTGTGGCGTTAAGGCTGTTAGATCTTGATTCTTCAATTTCTTATATGCTGCACCGGAAGCTGGAGTCTCATAAAGAAAAAGGAGACTGTACT AAACTTCAATCACGGTATGTCGTTGTCCACAAAATGCAAGAGGTAGAGCCAATGGACACAGCTGGATACGATGATCATGAAGGGAGGTGGCGTGATTCTGTTAGTGGATGCAGGGGTCGAGGCAGAGGCAGTGATGGTAAGAGAGGGCGGGGCCGTGGGCAAGGAGGGAGAAGGTTGAGAGGAAGTGGAAGCTCCTCAAGATCGGAGCTTAGGACCGAAAATATTGATAGTTTTGAGAAGGCCACAAGGAAGTACACCAGAAGAGGTCGTGGCCGTGGTCGAGGCTGTGGTCGAGGTCGTGGCCGTGGTCGCCGATCCAGTAGGCCTAGGCAAAGTTCGGAGAATTGGGTAGATACAGTTGATAAAGGTTCTCTTTTGGGCAGCTTTATAATTGCAAATACCAGCACTGATCAGGCTAGAATTGAGGTGTCCCCTGAGAGTGCAGGTGAAGAGTGGGCTATAGGTGAAACTGGAACGGCATATGTTGAAGATGATGCTAGTGCAGGTTCAGAATCCGAAGAAAATGGTCAAGCTTCAGGAGAAGATTATGATGATCAGGTAATATACTCTGCTAGGGATGACCATGCTGCCAGCAAGCCTGTAGGGCTAATTGATGATGAATCTGAAGGAGACAGGGAGAGGGATGAAGAGGGTGATGAGGATGATGTGGATTATGATGGGAACGACTTGGATGATCATATGGACGAGGATGAGATTGGAGACACTGCAGAGAGAAACACAGACGAAGATGATGGTGCATCATCATTTTCTTCGGAGTACAGTGATTAG